Proteins encoded by one window of Streptomyces sp. NBC_01571:
- a CDS encoding SpoIIE family protein phosphatase, whose protein sequence is MVDRGASALSLPDDWPARPDPILALNRMGSFDWDLDSGLLHMDAQAHEIFDLRPSEFDGSPSGLSVRMPPAEGIRLDTVVSQAIKDGSENYGAYFRVRRRDGSLRWTHTQGCIRRDETGRPRRIIGIVRDATQELSEGAARHELAAQDEARRQQTNVVQITTAALAHARTVQDVIDILKDTHGLTHLGATSMVMGLIEAGRIRLVAEGPAGSFVPGTLITRIDEEYPMSEVVRTLAPRFIESPDDFAASYPTLWPHITDLEITSAAYLPLIAQARPIGALGLLYNDRYGFSAEERNVLVALGSSIAQSLQRAMFYEQEKDLAEGLQQAMLPRSIPSVPGADTAVRYRSASLGRDIGGDWYDLIPLPGGRVGAVIGDVQGHDTHAAAVMGQLRIVLRAYAAEGHTPATVMARASVFLHELDTERFATCLYAEADLSTGVVQLVRAGHIDPLVRLTDGTCRRLSVEGGLPLGLSALFGRLEYPVETVELDPGQTLMLCTDGLVEQPGVDLDEGMHTLMELIRSGPEDVRDLADRLIDVAEERGGEDDVALLLLRRCGPGPRQSGGRLQQQVAPGDSEALTEARRMIRAAVRAWGAAERADEIELVADELITNALMHTEGPAIVTLRVLSGPDRRLRVEVEDSSSALPRRREAGESGVSGRGLLLVDRLADVWGVEARGGGKCVWSEFVVPGRD, encoded by the coding sequence ATGGTTGATCGGGGAGCGAGCGCCCTGTCTCTCCCGGACGACTGGCCCGCCCGCCCGGATCCGATCCTGGCGCTCAACCGCATGGGCAGCTTCGACTGGGACCTGGACAGCGGCCTGCTCCACATGGACGCCCAGGCCCACGAGATCTTCGACCTGCGCCCGTCCGAGTTCGACGGGTCCCCGAGCGGCCTGTCGGTCCGGATGCCCCCGGCGGAGGGCATACGCCTCGACACCGTGGTGTCCCAGGCCATCAAGGACGGCAGCGAGAACTACGGCGCCTACTTCCGCGTCCGCCGCCGAGACGGCTCCCTGCGCTGGACACACACCCAGGGCTGCATCCGGCGCGACGAGACCGGCAGACCGCGCCGGATCATCGGCATCGTGCGCGACGCCACCCAGGAACTGAGCGAGGGCGCGGCGCGCCACGAGCTCGCCGCCCAGGACGAGGCCCGCCGCCAGCAGACCAACGTCGTGCAGATCACCACGGCGGCGCTGGCCCACGCCCGGACCGTCCAGGACGTCATCGACATCCTCAAGGACACGCACGGCCTCACCCATCTCGGGGCGACGAGCATGGTCATGGGACTGATCGAGGCCGGCCGCATCCGGCTCGTCGCCGAGGGCCCCGCGGGCAGTTTCGTACCCGGCACCCTGATCACCCGGATCGACGAGGAATACCCGATGAGCGAGGTCGTCCGCACCCTCGCCCCGCGCTTCATCGAGTCGCCCGACGACTTCGCCGCGTCGTACCCGACGCTGTGGCCGCACATCACCGACCTGGAGATCACCTCGGCCGCCTATCTGCCGCTGATCGCGCAGGCCCGTCCCATCGGCGCCCTCGGCCTCCTCTACAACGACCGCTACGGCTTCTCCGCCGAGGAGCGCAACGTCCTCGTCGCACTCGGCAGCAGTATCGCCCAGAGCCTGCAGCGGGCCATGTTCTACGAGCAGGAGAAGGACCTCGCCGAGGGACTCCAGCAGGCCATGCTGCCGCGCTCCATCCCCAGCGTGCCCGGCGCCGACACCGCCGTCCGCTACCGTTCCGCGTCCCTCGGCCGGGACATCGGCGGCGACTGGTACGACCTGATCCCGCTGCCGGGCGGCCGGGTCGGCGCCGTCATCGGCGACGTCCAGGGCCACGACACGCACGCGGCGGCGGTCATGGGCCAGTTGCGCATCGTGCTGCGCGCCTACGCGGCCGAAGGGCACACCCCCGCCACCGTGATGGCCCGCGCCTCCGTCTTCCTGCACGAACTCGACACCGAACGCTTCGCGACCTGCCTGTACGCGGAGGCCGACCTGTCCACCGGCGTCGTCCAGCTGGTGCGGGCCGGCCACATCGACCCGCTGGTCCGGCTGACCGACGGAACCTGCCGCCGGCTGTCCGTCGAAGGGGGCCTGCCGCTAGGTCTGTCCGCCCTCTTCGGACGCCTCGAATACCCGGTCGAGACGGTCGAACTCGACCCGGGCCAGACCCTCATGCTGTGCACCGACGGCCTCGTGGAGCAGCCCGGCGTCGACCTCGACGAGGGGATGCACACCCTCATGGAGCTGATCCGGTCGGGTCCGGAGGACGTGCGCGATCTCGCCGACCGGCTCATCGACGTGGCCGAGGAACGCGGCGGCGAGGACGACGTGGCCCTGCTGCTCCTGCGCCGCTGCGGACCCGGGCCCCGCCAGTCCGGTGGCCGGCTCCAGCAGCAGGTCGCGCCCGGTGACTCCGAGGCCCTCACCGAGGCCCGGCGCATGATCCGGGCGGCGGTCCGCGCCTGGGGTGCCGCCGAGCGCGCCGACGAGATCGAACTCGTCGCCGACGAACTGATCACCAACGCCCTCATGCACACCGAGGGCCCCGCGATCGTCACCCTGCGGGTCCTCAGCGGCCCCGACCGCAGGCTGCGCGTCGAGGTCGAGGACTCCTCCAGTGCCCTGCCGCGCCGCCGGGAGGCGGGCGAGTCCGGTGTCTCCGGGCGTGGTCTGCTGCTGGTCGACCGGCTCGCCGACGTCTGGGGCGTGGAGGCCCGGGGCGGCGGCAAGTGCGTGTGGTCCGAGTTCGTCGTCCCGGGACGGGACTGA